One segment of Streptosporangiales bacterium DNA contains the following:
- the map gene encoding type I methionyl aminopeptidase, whose protein sequence is MRTVPAHITRPEYVGKASPTLGESDVKDHDTIKRMRIAGKLAAQALQEMGVHVRPGVTTDDLDRIGHDFLCDHDAYPSTLGYRGYPKSICTSLNEVICHGIPDSTVIADGDIVNIDVTAYLDGVHGDTNATFLAGDVDEESRLLVERTYEATRRGIRAVAPGRPLNAVGRVIESYARRFGYGVVRDFTGHGIGTTFHSGLIVPHYDNPALDVVMETGMAFTIEPMITLGTHEWDMWDDDWTVVTKDRKRTAQFEHTVLVTGEGVEILTQV, encoded by the coding sequence ATCCGCACCGTTCCCGCGCACATCACGCGCCCCGAGTACGTCGGCAAGGCGTCCCCCACTCTCGGCGAGTCCGACGTCAAGGACCACGACACGATCAAACGCATGCGGATTGCCGGCAAGCTGGCCGCGCAGGCCCTGCAGGAGATGGGCGTACACGTCCGTCCCGGTGTCACCACCGACGACCTCGACCGCATCGGTCACGACTTCCTGTGCGACCACGACGCGTACCCGTCGACCCTCGGCTACCGCGGATACCCCAAGTCGATCTGCACCTCGCTCAACGAGGTCATCTGTCACGGGATCCCCGACTCCACCGTCATCGCCGACGGCGACATCGTGAACATCGACGTGACGGCGTACCTCGACGGCGTCCACGGCGACACCAACGCCACCTTCCTCGCGGGCGACGTCGACGAGGAGTCCCGACTGCTCGTCGAGCGCACCTACGAGGCCACGAGGCGCGGCATCCGCGCCGTCGCCCCCGGACGCCCGCTCAACGCCGTCGGCCGCGTGATCGAGTCGTACGCACGCCGCTTCGGCTACGGCGTCGTCCGCGACTTCACCGGCCACGGCATCGGCACGACGTTCCACTCCGGCCTCATCGTGCCGCACTACGACAACCCCGCACTCGACGTCGTCATGGAGACCGGCATGGCGTTCACGATCGAGCCGATGATCACACTCGGCACCCACGAGTGGGACATGTGGGACGACGACTGGACCGTCGTCACCAAGGACCGCAAGCGCACCGCACAGTTCGAGCACACGGTCCTCGTCACCGGCGAGGGGGTGGAGATCCTTACCCAGGTTTGA
- a CDS encoding histone: MAPARKGAAKKSTARKTAATRTAKKTTARKATAKKAPAKRATAAKKATARKATARPAAKKTATKRATAKKTAKKAPARKAAAKKATAKKAPARKAATKKATAKKTAKRAPARKAATKKATAKKTAKKVPARKTAAKKTARKAVRKVAAKRTAKKAAPRKAAAKRAVRR; encoded by the coding sequence ATGGCACCCGCAAGGAAGGGCGCTGCGAAGAAGAGCACTGCGCGCAAGACCGCAGCGACCCGTACCGCGAAGAAGACCACGGCCAGGAAGGCCACCGCTAAGAAGGCTCCGGCGAAGCGCGCGACGGCCGCAAAGAAGGCGACTGCGCGCAAGGCGACAGCCCGACCGGCGGCGAAGAAGACCGCAACCAAGAGGGCTACGGCCAAGAAGACCGCCAAGAAGGCACCAGCCCGCAAGGCGGCCGCCAAGAAGGCCACGGCCAAGAAGGCGCCTGCACGCAAGGCGGCCACGAAGAAGGCCACGGCCAAGAAGACCGCCAAGAGGGCACCAGCCCGCAAGGCGGCGACCAAGAAGGCCACGGCCAAGAAGACCGCCAAGAAGGTACCCGCACGCAAGACCGCGGCGAAGAAGACGGCCAGGAAGGCCGTTCGCAAGGTTGCGGCGAAGAGGACCGCGAAGAAGGCGGCGCCTCGCAAGGCGGCCGCCAAGCGCGCAGTGAGGCGCTGA
- a CDS encoding cobalamin-binding protein, producing METRRHPVDDLGVPVPVPRDVTRVVSLVPSLTETVAVTAPGLLVGATDWCTHPADIDVVRVRGTKNPDVARVVALEPDVVLANFEENRQADIDALRDAGVAVWVTRCVTVAEAFASLERMVGALGLAPPAWLDDSRRMWADDHAGRRRVAVVPIWRRPWMVLGSDTFAGDMLARLGVDNAYAAHAERYPRVPLDELRAAAIDLVVLPDEPYAFTTTDGPECFPGHDVALVSGRHLTWYGPSLVEARSVLTDQLRPQLR from the coding sequence ATGGAGACGCGACGACACCCGGTCGACGACCTCGGCGTGCCGGTCCCGGTGCCGAGGGACGTCACGCGCGTCGTGTCACTCGTTCCTTCGCTGACCGAGACCGTGGCCGTGACGGCGCCGGGTCTGCTCGTCGGTGCGACCGACTGGTGCACGCATCCGGCCGACATCGACGTGGTGCGCGTGCGCGGCACGAAGAACCCCGACGTCGCGCGTGTCGTCGCCCTCGAACCTGACGTCGTGCTCGCGAACTTCGAGGAGAACCGGCAGGCCGACATCGACGCGTTGCGCGACGCCGGTGTCGCGGTGTGGGTGACGCGCTGCGTCACCGTCGCGGAGGCGTTCGCAAGCCTCGAGCGGATGGTCGGCGCACTCGGTCTCGCGCCACCCGCATGGCTCGACGACTCCCGACGGATGTGGGCCGACGATCACGCCGGGCGACGCAGGGTCGCGGTCGTCCCGATCTGGCGCCGCCCGTGGATGGTCCTCGGGTCCGACACGTTCGCCGGTGACATGCTCGCTCGGCTCGGCGTCGACAACGCGTACGCCGCGCATGCCGAGCGCTATCCGCGGGTGCCGCTCGACGAGCTGCGTGCGGCCGCGATCGATCTCGTCGTGCTGCCGGACGAGCCGTACGCGTTCACCACGACCGACGGGCCGGAGTGCTTCCCCGGTCACGACGTCGCGTTGGTCAGCGGCCGGCACCTCACCTGGTACGGGCCGTCGCTCGTCGAGGCGCGGTCCGTCCTCACCGATCAATTGCGTCCTCAGCTTCGGTGA
- a CDS encoding alkaline phosphatase has product MPTSPTSPGRPSRRAFLTVVGGSLALPSLVAPATAAAADRRAPSLVRRGRPSLTHGVQSGDVSATRATVWARSDRPARMLVEVSRRPDLAHARTVRGAYLTPASDNTGKTLLTGLPPGSDLYYRVTPVDARDDRRTGEPVTGHLRTAPARRSDVSFVWSGDLGGQGWGIDEARGGYRIFSAMRGLDPDFYVCNGDNIYADNPMESEVPLPDGTVWHNVVTEEKSKVAETLHEYRGNYKYNLLDDNLREFYAHVPQIQQWDDHETLNNWYPGEVIDDPRYQEKSVDVLARRAYQAWSEYAPIATRYDDQGRIYRTLHHGPLLDVFVLDMRWYKDPNSANRQEFNNGGVLGDAQARWLKRELLASRATWKVICNDLPLGLVVADGEDFEGVSQGDDGRPLGREIQIAEVLSFLKRHDIRNVVWLTTDVHYTAAHHFDPERAAFKDFDPFWQFVSGPLNSGGFPAVAIDTSFGCEQVFVKAPTEANVSPATEYQFFGQVSIDGHSRRLTVRLRDNSARVLWSKELQPHRS; this is encoded by the coding sequence ATGCCCACCTCACCCACGTCGCCGGGACGCCCGTCGCGTCGCGCGTTCCTCACCGTCGTCGGGGGCTCGCTCGCGCTGCCCTCGCTCGTCGCACCGGCGACCGCGGCCGCCGCCGACCGGCGCGCGCCCTCGCTCGTGCGCCGGGGACGTCCGTCGCTCACCCACGGCGTGCAGTCCGGTGACGTGTCGGCGACCAGGGCGACCGTCTGGGCACGCAGCGACCGGCCCGCCCGCATGCTCGTCGAGGTCAGCCGCCGTCCCGACCTCGCGCACGCGCGCACGGTCCGCGGCGCGTACCTCACCCCGGCGTCGGACAACACGGGGAAGACGCTGCTCACCGGCCTTCCACCCGGCTCCGACCTCTACTACCGGGTGACGCCCGTCGACGCGCGCGACGACCGGCGGACCGGCGAGCCCGTCACCGGTCACCTGCGCACGGCTCCGGCGCGGCGTTCCGATGTCTCGTTCGTCTGGTCCGGCGACCTCGGCGGCCAGGGGTGGGGCATCGACGAGGCGCGCGGCGGCTACCGCATCTTCTCCGCGATGCGCGGGCTCGACCCCGACTTCTACGTCTGCAACGGCGACAACATCTACGCCGACAACCCGATGGAGTCCGAGGTGCCGCTGCCCGACGGCACGGTCTGGCACAACGTCGTCACCGAGGAGAAGTCGAAGGTCGCGGAGACGCTGCACGAGTACCGCGGGAACTACAAGTACAACCTGCTCGACGACAACCTCCGCGAGTTCTACGCGCACGTCCCGCAGATCCAGCAGTGGGACGACCACGAGACGCTCAACAACTGGTACCCGGGCGAGGTCATCGACGACCCGCGGTACCAGGAGAAGAGCGTCGACGTGCTGGCGCGCCGCGCGTACCAGGCATGGAGCGAGTACGCACCGATCGCCACGCGCTACGACGACCAGGGACGCATCTACCGGACGCTCCACCACGGTCCGCTGCTCGACGTGTTCGTCCTCGACATGCGGTGGTACAAGGACCCGAACTCGGCGAACCGGCAGGAGTTCAACAACGGCGGCGTGCTCGGCGACGCGCAGGCGCGCTGGCTGAAGCGCGAGCTGCTCGCGTCCCGCGCCACCTGGAAGGTCATCTGCAACGATCTGCCGCTCGGCCTGGTCGTCGCCGACGGAGAGGACTTCGAGGGCGTGTCGCAGGGCGACGACGGCCGGCCGCTCGGCCGCGAGATCCAGATCGCCGAGGTGCTGTCGTTCCTCAAGCGCCATGACATCCGCAACGTCGTCTGGCTCACGACGGACGTCCACTACACCGCGGCACACCACTTCGACCCGGAGCGTGCCGCGTTCAAGGACTTCGACCCGTTCTGGCAGTTCGTGTCGGGTCCGCTGAACTCCGGCGGGTTCCCCGCGGTCGCGATCGACACGAGCTTCGGCTGCGAGCAGGTCTTCGTCAAGGCACCCACCGAGGCGAACGTCTCCCCCGCCACCGAGTACCAGTTCTTCGGCCAGGTGAGCATAGACGGACACAGCAGGCGTCTGACCGTACGCCTGCGCGACAACTCGGCCCGCGTGCTGTGGAGCAAGGAGCTGCAGCCTCACCGAAGCTGA
- a CDS encoding NAD+ synthase, with the protein MTQLRVALAQTNPTVGDLRANADRALDAVREAEEAGAHLVVFPEMYLSGYPVEDLALRRSFCNASRRELARLATRLAEEGLGDVTVVVGYLDAIGGKWQKAGQPPSAPLNAGAFLNGGRVIVRYAKRHLPNYGVFDEFRYFVPGQDLAVGRVRGVDVALMICEDLWQDTGPSVYARAAEVGLVVAINGSPYERLKDDARFELCARRAKQVGCPLVYVNMVGGQDELVFDGDSLVVDAKGELVARAPQFAEHLLVVDLELKEASGDPTALMPGVDRVVISTDTVPRYEPQAPTFAEPLEDLDEVYRALVLGMRDYTRKNQFTSAVLNLSGGIDSALVATIATDALGADNVHALALPSQHSSDHSLADAEDLAKRQGIGYRVHPISGIYDAYAAEVSLTGLATENLQARIRGTILMSISNEEGHLSLATGNKSELGTGYSTLYGDSAGGYAPLKDVPKSTVWALARWRNAEAEKRGLQAPIPENTITKPPSAELRPGQQDSDSLPPYEQLDALLDDYVEDDFGREELIERGHDPAMVDLVTAMVDRAEYKRFQFPPGPKISERNFGRDRRQPITNAWREYER; encoded by the coding sequence GTGACTCAGCTGCGTGTGGCCTTGGCCCAGACGAACCCGACGGTCGGAGACCTCCGCGCCAATGCGGACCGCGCGCTCGACGCGGTCCGCGAGGCCGAGGAGGCCGGCGCCCACCTCGTCGTCTTCCCCGAGATGTACCTCTCGGGCTACCCCGTGGAGGACCTCGCGCTGCGGCGGTCCTTCTGCAACGCCTCGCGCCGCGAGCTCGCGAGGCTCGCCACCCGGCTGGCCGAGGAGGGTCTCGGCGACGTCACCGTCGTCGTCGGCTACCTCGACGCGATCGGGGGCAAGTGGCAGAAGGCGGGGCAACCGCCGTCGGCACCGCTCAACGCCGGCGCGTTCCTGAACGGCGGACGCGTCATCGTCAGGTACGCGAAGCGGCACCTGCCCAACTACGGCGTGTTCGACGAGTTCCGCTACTTCGTGCCCGGGCAGGACCTCGCCGTCGGTCGGGTCCGCGGCGTCGACGTGGCGCTGATGATCTGCGAGGACCTGTGGCAGGACACCGGGCCGTCGGTGTACGCCAGGGCCGCCGAGGTCGGTCTCGTCGTCGCGATCAACGGGTCGCCGTACGAACGGCTCAAGGACGACGCGAGGTTCGAGCTGTGCGCGCGCCGCGCGAAGCAGGTCGGCTGTCCGCTGGTGTACGTCAACATGGTCGGCGGCCAGGACGAGCTGGTGTTCGACGGCGACTCCCTCGTCGTCGACGCCAAGGGCGAGCTGGTCGCGCGGGCCCCGCAGTTCGCCGAGCACCTGCTCGTCGTCGACCTCGAGCTGAAGGAGGCGTCGGGTGACCCGACGGCGCTGATGCCCGGTGTCGACCGCGTCGTCATCTCCACCGACACGGTGCCGAGGTACGAGCCGCAGGCACCCACGTTCGCGGAGCCGCTCGAGGACCTCGACGAGGTCTACCGCGCGCTGGTGCTCGGCATGCGTGACTACACGCGGAAGAACCAGTTCACGTCCGCCGTCCTCAACCTGTCCGGCGGCATCGACTCCGCACTCGTCGCCACGATCGCCACCGACGCGCTCGGCGCCGACAACGTCCACGCGCTCGCGCTGCCGTCGCAGCACTCGTCCGACCACTCCCTCGCCGACGCGGAGGACCTCGCGAAGCGCCAGGGCATCGGCTACCGCGTCCACCCGATCAGCGGCATCTACGACGCCTACGCGGCGGAGGTGTCGCTCACCGGACTCGCGACGGAGAACCTCCAGGCACGCATCCGCGGCACGATCCTGATGTCGATCTCCAACGAGGAGGGCCACCTCTCCCTCGCCACCGGCAACAAGAGCGAGCTCGGCACCGGGTACTCCACGCTGTACGGCGACTCCGCCGGCGGTTACGCGCCGCTCAAGGACGTCCCCAAGAGCACGGTGTGGGCACTGGCGCGGTGGCGCAACGCGGAGGCCGAGAAGCGGGGACTGCAGGCGCCGATCCCGGAGAACACCATCACCAAGCCGCCGAGCGCGGAGCTCAGACCGGGCCAGCAGGACAGCGACTCGCTGCCGCCGTACGAGCAGCTCGACGCACTCCTCGACGACTACGTCGAGGACGACTTCGGTCGCGAGGAGCTGATCGAACGCGGGCACGACCCGGCGATGGTCGACCTGGTCACCGCGATGGTCGACCGCGCGGAGTACAAGCGCTTCCAGTTCCCGCCCGGCCCGAAGATCTCCGAGCGCAACTTCGGCCGCGACCGGCGGCAGCCGATCACCAACGCCTGGCGCGAGTACGAGCGGTAG